One window of the Rhizorhabdus dicambivorans genome contains the following:
- a CDS encoding Pycsar system effector family protein, translating into MSADPANPNGPRVYAPDFVHLLRTTQSIQYQLSQMADQKANLLMGTTFVIFTITIGQAKSGNPPVALLILGAAAFLSALLAVMAVLPSTKAVPRADGPANLLFFGSFSQLSEEEFIALMMKTVQTHEGVFEAFAHDIYQNGRVLARKKYKLLGYAYKVLVCGLVASFVAFVLHFAIGIG; encoded by the coding sequence GTGTCGGCCGATCCAGCCAATCCGAACGGACCGCGCGTCTATGCGCCCGATTTCGTCCACCTGCTGCGCACCACCCAGTCGATCCAGTATCAGCTCAGCCAGATGGCGGACCAGAAAGCCAATCTGCTGATGGGCACGACCTTCGTGATCTTCACCATCACCATCGGCCAGGCCAAGAGCGGCAATCCGCCGGTCGCGCTGCTGATCCTCGGCGCCGCCGCCTTCCTGTCGGCGCTGCTCGCGGTGATGGCGGTACTGCCGTCCACCAAGGCGGTGCCGCGTGCCGACGGGCCGGCCAACCTGCTGTTCTTCGGATCGTTCAGCCAGCTGAGCGAGGAGGAGTTCATCGCGCTGATGATGAAGACGGTGCAGACCCATGAGGGCGTGTTCGAGGCCTTCGCGCACGATATCTACCAGAATGGCCGGGTGCTCGCGCGCAAGAAGTACAAGCTGCTCGGCTATGCCTATAAGGTGCTGGTCTGCGGGCTGGTCGCCAGCTTCGTCGCCTTCGTGCTGCATTTCGCTATCGGGATCGGATAG
- the proB gene encoding glutamate 5-kinase has protein sequence MSADRFAPANCPRLVVKIGSALLVDPDGKVRRQWLEGVVADLAARHAAGQKIAVVSSGAIALGARRLGLPKGGRASLEDAQAAAATGQIALSHCWAELLHDRGLTAAQMLVTLDDLEDRRRYLNAASTLDRLLSLGVVPVINENDSVATEEIRFGDNDRLAARIGQAAEAQGVILLSDIDGLYTANPHRDPAAKLVPEVRRIDARIRAMADGGSASGMGSGGMVSKLEAARIAQRSGAHLAIISGKRDHPLAAFDADGVGTVFVGEKQGTARKAWLAGRLTVRGRIAVDAGAATALGQGRSLLAAGAVSVDGRFARGDVVDIVGPDGHAIARGLIEYDAEDAARIVGRRSDALEVILGYAPRSALVHRDHMVLL, from the coding sequence ATGTCCGCTGACCGCTTCGCCCCCGCCAATTGCCCCCGGCTGGTCGTCAAGATCGGCTCGGCGCTGCTCGTCGATCCCGACGGCAAGGTGCGGCGCCAATGGCTGGAGGGTGTCGTCGCTGATCTCGCCGCGCGGCACGCGGCGGGGCAGAAGATCGCCGTGGTATCCTCGGGAGCGATCGCGCTGGGCGCGCGGCGGCTCGGCCTGCCCAAGGGCGGGCGGGCCAGCCTGGAGGATGCGCAGGCCGCCGCCGCCACCGGGCAGATCGCGCTGTCGCACTGCTGGGCCGAACTGCTCCACGATCGCGGGCTGACCGCAGCCCAGATGCTGGTGACGCTCGACGATCTCGAGGATCGCCGTCGCTATCTCAACGCGGCCTCGACGCTCGATCGGCTGCTCAGCCTCGGCGTCGTGCCCGTGATCAACGAGAATGATTCGGTCGCGACCGAGGAGATACGCTTCGGCGACAATGACCGGCTGGCCGCGCGCATCGGCCAGGCCGCCGAGGCGCAGGGGGTGATCCTGCTGTCCGATATCGATGGCCTCTACACCGCCAATCCGCATCGCGATCCGGCGGCGAAGCTCGTTCCCGAAGTGCGCCGTATCGATGCGCGCATCCGGGCGATGGCCGATGGCGGATCCGCATCGGGCATGGGATCGGGCGGGATGGTCTCGAAGCTGGAGGCGGCCCGGATCGCGCAGCGATCGGGCGCGCATCTCGCCATCATCTCGGGCAAGCGCGATCATCCGCTGGCCGCCTTCGATGCCGATGGCGTCGGCACGGTCTTCGTCGGCGAGAAGCAGGGGACGGCGCGCAAGGCCTGGCTGGCCGGCCGGCTGACGGTGCGCGGCCGGATCGCGGTCGATGCCGGCGCCGCCACCGCGCTGGGGCAGGGACGCAGCCTGCTGGCGGCCGGAGCGGTCTCGGTCGACGGGCGGTTCGCGCGCGGCGACGTGGTCGACATCGTCGGGCCAGACGGGCACGCCATCGCGCGCGGCCTGATCGAATATGACGCCGAAGATGCCGCCCGCATCGTCGGGCGACGGTCGGACGCACTGGAGGTGATCCTCGGCTATGCGCCACGGTCGGCTCTGGTCCATCGCGATCATATGGTGCTGCTGTGA
- the obgE gene encoding GTPase ObgE yields MHFLDQAKIFVRSGSGGPGAVSFRREKFIEYGGPDGGNGGKGGDIIFEAVPGLNTLIDFRYTQHFKAQRGHGGAGSNRTGAGGEDLVIKVPVGTQVLSEDKESVLADFTVPGQREVFLRGGDGGRGNASYKTSTNRAPRQHGTGWPGEEMWVWLRLKLLADCGLVGLPNAGKSTFINAVSNAKAKVGAYPFTTIRPQLGVASHKNREFVVADIPGLIEGAAEGAGIGDRFLGHIERCRVLLHLVDASGDDPVGAYEIVQGELEAYGAGLADKPQVIALNKIDAIDAKTRDKLAKKLAKKSGTEVMLLSGASGEGLPAVLDHIIEILGPAPETVAANDDGEAEPWSPI; encoded by the coding sequence ATGCATTTTCTTGACCAGGCCAAGATCTTCGTCCGCTCGGGCAGCGGTGGACCGGGAGCGGTAAGCTTCCGGCGTGAGAAGTTCATCGAATATGGCGGACCCGACGGCGGCAATGGCGGCAAGGGCGGCGACATCATCTTCGAGGCGGTGCCCGGCCTCAACACGCTGATCGACTTTCGCTACACCCAGCATTTCAAGGCCCAGCGCGGCCATGGCGGCGCTGGGTCCAACCGCACGGGCGCGGGCGGCGAGGATCTTGTGATCAAGGTGCCGGTGGGTACCCAGGTCCTGTCCGAAGACAAGGAATCGGTGCTGGCCGACTTCACTGTGCCGGGCCAGCGCGAGGTGTTCCTGCGCGGCGGCGACGGCGGGCGCGGCAATGCCAGCTACAAGACCTCGACCAACCGGGCCCCGCGCCAGCACGGCACGGGCTGGCCCGGCGAGGAGATGTGGGTGTGGCTGCGGCTCAAGCTGCTCGCCGATTGCGGGCTGGTGGGCCTGCCCAATGCCGGCAAGTCGACCTTCATCAACGCGGTCTCGAACGCCAAGGCGAAGGTCGGCGCCTATCCCTTCACCACGATCCGTCCCCAGCTCGGCGTCGCCAGCCACAAGAATCGCGAATTCGTGGTCGCCGACATCCCCGGCCTGATCGAGGGCGCGGCCGAAGGGGCGGGCATCGGCGATCGCTTCCTCGGCCATATCGAGCGCTGCCGAGTGCTGCTCCATCTGGTCGACGCCAGCGGCGACGATCCGGTCGGCGCCTATGAGATCGTCCAGGGCGAACTGGAAGCCTATGGCGCAGGGCTGGCCGACAAGCCCCAGGTCATCGCGCTCAACAAGATCGACGCGATCGACGCGAAGACGCGCGACAAGCTGGCGAAGAAGCTCGCGAAGAAGAGCGGGACCGAGGTGATGCTGCTTTCCGGCGCGAGCGGAGAGGGCCTGCCCGCGGTGCTCGATCATATCATCGAGATACTGGGCCCCGCGCCCGAGACGGTGGCGGCCAATGACGACGGGGAAGCCGAGCCGTGGTCGCCGATTTGA
- a CDS encoding TetR/AcrR family transcriptional regulator, with protein sequence MPHTRPRLSTDEMRQLALEAARSILIDDGPQAVTLMAVAKRINRTHANILHHFGSAGELRRAMAEMMTGRIIVEISEKVVEARQTEGDMREIVDITFDAFEKQGMAALMSWMILSGEHEGLAPILDAVHNLVEELGEYRGAPLRQITQMLVLTALGEGMIGGPIAAALEVPRETARATLAHQLRIMRGW encoded by the coding sequence ATGCCGCATACCCGTCCGCGCCTGTCCACCGACGAGATGCGCCAGCTCGCGCTGGAAGCCGCGCGCAGCATCCTGATCGATGACGGTCCGCAGGCGGTCACGCTGATGGCGGTCGCCAAGCGGATCAACCGCACCCATGCCAACATCCTTCATCATTTCGGGTCGGCGGGTGAACTGCGCCGGGCGATGGCGGAGATGATGACCGGTCGGATCATCGTGGAGATCAGCGAAAAGGTGGTCGAGGCACGCCAGACCGAAGGCGATATGCGCGAGATCGTCGATATCACTTTCGATGCCTTCGAAAAGCAGGGCATGGCGGCGCTGATGTCGTGGATGATCCTGTCCGGCGAGCATGAAGGGCTCGCGCCGATCCTCGACGCCGTCCACAATCTGGTCGAGGAACTCGGCGAATATCGCGGCGCGCCGCTGCGCCAGATCACCCAGATGCTGGTGCTGACCGCGCTGGGCGAGGGCATGATCGGCGGCCCGATCGCGGCCGCGCTCGAAGTGCCGCGCGAAACTGCGCGGGCGACCCTGGCGCATCAGCTCCGGATCATGCGCGGCTGGTGA
- a CDS encoding GNAT family N-acetyltransferase produces MFARTPRLLLRPGWMEDARALADAIGDFAVAGRLARVPWPYRLEDAEAFLAADPGPLPNFLIFARTHGAPRLVGGIGLEPHADGAELGYWIARPYWGLGFATEAGRAVVDLADRGLRLPRLVAGHFAENRASAHVLEKLGFEPTGTVSARSCAARGSLEPCVDYVRTAFAQGRTRFPAKAGYDREDAMAA; encoded by the coding sequence ATGTTCGCTCGTACCCCGCGGCTGCTGCTGCGCCCCGGCTGGATGGAAGATGCGCGGGCGCTGGCCGACGCGATCGGCGATTTCGCCGTCGCCGGCCGGCTTGCGCGCGTCCCCTGGCCCTATCGGCTGGAGGATGCCGAAGCCTTCCTTGCGGCCGATCCCGGCCCGCTGCCCAATTTCCTGATCTTCGCGCGTACCCATGGCGCCCCCCGGCTGGTCGGCGGCATCGGCCTCGAGCCGCACGCGGATGGCGCCGAGCTCGGCTACTGGATTGCGCGGCCCTATTGGGGTCTCGGCTTCGCGACCGAGGCCGGGCGCGCGGTGGTCGACCTGGCCGACCGGGGCCTGCGTCTGCCCCGGCTCGTCGCGGGTCACTTCGCCGAGAACCGGGCCTCCGCGCATGTGCTCGAAAAGCTCGGTTTCGAACCGACCGGCACGGTCAGTGCCCGAAGCTGCGCGGCGCGCGGGTCGCTCGAACCCTGCGTCGACTATGTCCGCACGGCCTTCGCGCAGGGACGGACGCGGTTCCCCGCCAAGGCCGGCTATGATCGCGAGGATGCGATGGCTGCCTGA
- the rpmA gene encoding 50S ribosomal protein L27: protein MAHKKAGGSSRNGRDSAGRRLGVKKFGGETVVGGNIIVRQRGTKVYPGRNVGIGKDHTLFALAEGRVAFHSGKLGRKYVSVDAMAEAAE, encoded by the coding sequence ATGGCACATAAGAAAGCAGGCGGCTCTTCGCGCAATGGTCGCGATTCGGCTGGCCGCCGCCTTGGTGTGAAGAAGTTCGGCGGCGAGACCGTCGTCGGCGGCAACATCATCGTCCGCCAGCGCGGCACCAAGGTCTATCCGGGCCGCAATGTCGGCATCGGCAAGGATCACACGCTGTTCGCGCTGGCCGAGGGCCGCGTCGCTTTCCACAGCGGCAAGCTCGGCCGGAAATATGTCTCGGTCGACGCTATGGCGGAAGCCGCCGAGTAA
- the rplU gene encoding 50S ribosomal protein L21 — protein sequence MFAIVRTGGKQYRVAAGDKIVVEKIAGDAGSTVSLDDVLLAGEGADLKDVKGLSVSAEIIAQAKGEKVIVFKKRRRHNYRRRNGHRQQHTILKILSIGGEAKAKKAPAKAKAEAPAAAEA from the coding sequence ATGTTCGCTATCGTGCGCACGGGCGGCAAGCAGTATCGCGTTGCCGCAGGAGACAAGATCGTCGTCGAGAAGATCGCGGGTGACGCGGGTTCGACCGTGTCGCTGGACGATGTCCTGCTGGCCGGCGAGGGCGCGGACCTCAAGGACGTCAAGGGCCTGAGCGTTTCTGCCGAGATCATCGCCCAGGCGAAGGGCGAGAAGGTCATCGTCTTCAAGAAGCGCCGCCGCCACAATTATCGCCGTCGCAACGGCCATCGCCAGCAGCACACGATCCTGAAGATCCTGTCGATCGGCGGCGAAGCCAAGGCGAAGAAGGCACCGGCCAAGGCCAAGGCGGAAGCGCCTGCGGCCGCCGAAGCCTGA
- the hspQ gene encoding heat shock protein HspQ, giving the protein MEKSVSIPPVIGAPHQGIISPPVAHARFAIGDVVRHRLFEFRGVVFDVDPVFANTDEWYEAIPEDIRPSKEQPFYHLFAENSDSSYIAYVSQQNLVRDDSDEMIDHPAIDGLFDSYADGRYRLRREHRH; this is encoded by the coding sequence ATTGAAAAGAGCGTTTCCATTCCGCCGGTCATCGGCGCTCCGCACCAGGGAATCATCTCCCCGCCCGTCGCCCACGCCCGCTTCGCGATCGGCGATGTGGTGCGTCACCGGCTGTTCGAGTTTCGCGGGGTCGTGTTCGATGTGGACCCGGTCTTCGCCAACACCGACGAATGGTATGAGGCGATTCCGGAGGATATCCGCCCTTCCAAGGAGCAGCCCTTCTATCACCTCTTCGCTGAGAACAGCGATAGCAGCTACATCGCCTATGTCAGCCAGCAGAATCTGGTGCGGGACGACAGCGACGAGATGATCGACCATCCGGCGATCGATGGCCTGTTCGACAGCTATGCCGACGGGCGCTACCGCCTGCGCCGCGAACACAGGCACTGA
- a CDS encoding cobyric acid synthase: protein MPSLMLQGTGSDVGKSVLVAGLCRAFANRGLVVRPFKPQNMSNNAAVTIDGGEIGRAQALQAIACRAEPHSDMNPVLLKPQADMTSQLIVHGRVRGTLGSADFIEGRRPLLPEVLESHKRLAGQCDIVVVEGAGSPAEINLRSGDIANMGFARAAGVPVVLVGDIDRGGVIAAVVGTRNVIDPADAAMIRGFIINKFRGDPTLFEDGYRAIERLSGWRGFGVVPWLPAVARLPSEDAVILERASARDAGRLLVACPILPRISNFDDLDPLKLEPGVELAMIPPGRPIPPEARLVVLPGSKATIADLAALRAEGWDIDILAHHRRGGAILGLCGGYQMLGRQISDPDGIEGPAGSAEGLGLLDVETRLSPAKTLRRVRGMAMGAAFDGYEMHMGETAGPDTARPFARFDDGRGDGAVDARGLVMGSYVHGLFAAPGLRGALLARLGAVSAGRDHHADVDAALDSIAGSLERHLDIPALLELASTSA from the coding sequence ATGCCTAGCCTGATGCTGCAGGGGACCGGCTCCGATGTCGGCAAGTCGGTGCTGGTGGCGGGGCTTTGCCGCGCCTTCGCGAATCGGGGACTCGTCGTCCGGCCGTTCAAGCCTCAGAACATGTCGAACAACGCGGCGGTGACGATTGACGGCGGCGAGATTGGGCGCGCCCAGGCGTTGCAGGCGATCGCCTGCCGGGCCGAACCGCATAGCGACATGAACCCGGTGCTGCTGAAACCACAGGCGGACATGACATCGCAGCTGATCGTCCACGGCCGGGTGCGCGGCACGCTGGGCAGCGCCGATTTCATCGAGGGGCGCCGTCCGCTGCTCCCGGAGGTGCTGGAGAGCCACAAGCGGCTGGCGGGACAGTGCGACATCGTCGTCGTCGAGGGCGCGGGATCGCCGGCGGAGATCAACCTGCGCAGCGGCGACATCGCCAATATGGGATTCGCGCGCGCGGCGGGGGTGCCGGTGGTCCTGGTCGGCGATATCGATCGCGGCGGCGTGATCGCGGCGGTGGTCGGCACCCGCAATGTGATCGACCCGGCCGACGCGGCGATGATCCGCGGCTTCATCATCAACAAATTCCGCGGCGACCCCACATTGTTCGAGGACGGCTATCGCGCGATCGAACGGCTGTCAGGCTGGCGCGGCTTCGGCGTGGTGCCCTGGCTGCCAGCCGTCGCCCGGCTGCCGAGCGAGGATGCGGTGATCCTTGAACGGGCTTCGGCCCGCGATGCCGGCCGGCTGCTGGTCGCCTGCCCGATCCTGCCGCGCATCTCCAATTTCGATGATCTCGATCCGCTGAAGCTGGAGCCCGGCGTCGAACTGGCGATGATCCCGCCGGGGCGGCCGATCCCCCCCGAGGCCCGGCTGGTGGTGCTGCCCGGTTCCAAGGCGACGATCGCGGATCTCGCCGCGCTGCGGGCGGAGGGCTGGGACATCGATATCCTGGCGCATCACCGCCGGGGCGGCGCGATCCTGGGGCTTTGCGGCGGCTATCAGATGCTCGGGCGGCAGATCAGCGATCCGGACGGGATCGAGGGGCCGGCGGGCAGCGCCGAGGGGCTGGGGCTGCTCGACGTCGAGACCCGGCTGTCGCCGGCCAAGACGCTGCGCCGGGTCCGGGGCATGGCGATGGGCGCGGCCTTCGACGGCTATGAGATGCATATGGGCGAGACGGCAGGGCCCGATACCGCCCGGCCCTTCGCCCGCTTCGACGACGGGCGCGGCGACGGCGCGGTCGATGCGCGGGGGCTGGTGATGGGCAGCTATGTCCATGGCCTGTTTGCAGCGCCCGGCCTGCGCGGCGCGCTGCTCGCCCGGCTTGGCGCGGTCTCGGCGGGCCGGGACCATCATGCCGATGTCGATGCCGCGCTCGATTCGATCGCCGGCTCGCTCGAACGCCATCTCGATATTCCGGCGCTGCTCGAACTGGCATCCACCTCCGCCTGA
- a CDS encoding glycosyltransferase family 39 protein, whose protein sequence is MDSAPEQGAAGARPASIARICAWTAIGATLALALVFRVIGLGHLPGINGDEAWYGVLAEKIAAGASASWRTPTGNLPGPFQLGLLLLLQPFFDPDFALLRLPSLLSSIAAMGLGWWIVRHFFGAGAGLIALLLLATMPVTIAYARFGWDPSHVPLIGLAAAGCALANRPLLCAIAFAIALVTHATSIFIAPFLTLALLGAAREQEGWRPALRHAGLFSLLLILALAVMTVTISGGNASVQPAAIAERLADPRQWIAFLMLYGRLLSGDTVYMFVAGTGFGALRPLVDVTTMVLLCGLTALGLRSLSRRGFGREAGVVAGWLATLLGFFLVAGNGAIMPHFERYAMCLIAPSTLALAVLAREIGGRRERLTFPVAATALIAALLLAGFWQHYIRALEMSGSLSHRAFQTGPVEPKQEAFDAILAESGGRPTGVMAEDWWLAWPIAYLAAGHAIDVTDVSTLPPGPVVPGRLWLTFAGSELDRRLAATPGTVLRQTIAGTGRPALLHLWRSARSSHSPMRATNQSGESASARRA, encoded by the coding sequence ATGGACAGCGCGCCGGAACAGGGGGCGGCAGGCGCCCGGCCCGCATCGATCGCGCGAATCTGCGCCTGGACCGCTATCGGCGCGACCCTGGCGCTCGCCTTGGTGTTCCGCGTGATCGGGCTCGGCCACCTGCCGGGCATCAACGGCGACGAGGCCTGGTATGGCGTTCTGGCCGAGAAGATCGCCGCCGGCGCCTCGGCGTCATGGCGGACCCCCACCGGCAATCTGCCCGGGCCTTTCCAGCTGGGGCTGCTGCTGCTGCTCCAGCCCTTCTTCGATCCAGACTTCGCGCTGCTGCGCCTGCCCAGCCTGCTGTCTTCGATCGCCGCCATGGGGCTGGGTTGGTGGATCGTCCGCCACTTCTTCGGCGCGGGGGCGGGGCTGATCGCCCTGCTGCTGCTGGCGACGATGCCAGTGACGATCGCCTATGCGCGCTTCGGCTGGGACCCGAGCCATGTGCCGCTGATCGGTCTGGCCGCCGCCGGATGCGCGCTGGCGAACCGGCCGCTGCTCTGTGCGATCGCCTTCGCCATCGCCCTGGTGACGCATGCCACCAGCATATTCATCGCGCCCTTCCTGACCCTGGCCCTGCTGGGCGCGGCACGCGAACAGGAGGGCTGGCGGCCCGCACTTCGGCACGCCGGGCTGTTCTCGCTGCTTCTGATCCTCGCGCTCGCGGTGATGACGGTGACGATCTCGGGCGGGAACGCCTCGGTCCAGCCGGCGGCCATCGCGGAGCGGCTGGCCGATCCGCGGCAGTGGATCGCCTTCCTTATGCTCTACGGGCGGCTGCTGTCGGGTGATACCGTCTATATGTTCGTCGCCGGCACCGGCTTCGGTGCGCTGCGCCCCCTGGTCGACGTGACGACCATGGTTCTGCTGTGCGGGCTGACGGCGCTGGGGCTGCGATCGCTGAGCCGGCGGGGCTTCGGGCGCGAGGCGGGTGTGGTGGCCGGCTGGCTGGCGACGCTGCTCGGTTTCTTCCTGGTGGCCGGCAATGGCGCGATCATGCCCCATTTCGAGCGCTATGCGATGTGCCTGATCGCGCCCAGCACCCTCGCCCTAGCGGTGCTGGCGCGGGAGATCGGGGGGCGGCGCGAACGGCTCACCTTCCCGGTGGCCGCTACCGCATTGATCGCGGCGCTGCTGCTTGCCGGTTTCTGGCAGCATTATATCCGCGCGCTGGAAATGAGCGGCAGCCTATCCCATCGCGCCTTCCAGACCGGGCCGGTCGAACCCAAACAGGAGGCGTTCGACGCCATCCTGGCCGAAAGCGGCGGACGCCCAACGGGGGTGATGGCAGAGGACTGGTGGCTCGCCTGGCCGATCGCCTATCTCGCGGCGGGGCACGCGATCGACGTCACCGACGTCTCGACGCTGCCGCCAGGCCCGGTCGTGCCCGGCCGGCTGTGGCTGACATTCGCGGGCAGCGAGCTCGACCGCCGGCTGGCGGCAACGCCCGGCACGGTGCTGCGCCAGACCATCGCCGGCACGGGACGGCCGGCGCTGCTTCACCTCTGGCGGTCCGCGCGCTCCAGCCACTCGCCCATGCGCGCGACGAACCAGTCTGGCGAGAGCGCCTCCGCCAGGCGCGCCTGA
- a CDS encoding glycosyltransferase: MRQRLRRAIGGWRAALAVGLRPSARRMLLVSDGREYTSEQQFAPIWRHRTRLRRDLGLAIDWLPLDGPIPSSLSHYDLVGLKISFRRSAEAVASTARRWAGRGPRLVYFDGDDDSAILWPALLDLCDLYVKKHVFADPADYARRFIGKSNLTDHAARSAGRSFADDIIPASGGIDPARLGALHLGWNVALDDRIAGLTVWPADAPRTIDICGRAYVAPDKWLLDLRAPAVAALESLPRDWAVAVPRERVPQADYDRELRSAKICVSPFGYGEICWRDFEAIMAGCLLVKPDMSHIRTAPDLFVPGETYVPVRWDYADLEAACAPFLADEGARMAIVRRAQARLAEALSPDWFVARMGEWLERADRQR; this comes from the coding sequence GTGAGGCAACGGCTTCGTCGGGCGATCGGCGGCTGGCGTGCCGCGCTGGCGGTGGGGCTGCGCCCGTCCGCCCGGCGGATGCTGCTGGTCAGCGACGGGCGCGAATATACCAGCGAGCAGCAATTCGCGCCGATCTGGCGGCATCGCACCCGGCTGCGCCGCGACCTCGGCCTTGCCATCGACTGGTTGCCGCTCGATGGCCCGATCCCGTCGTCCCTGTCGCACTATGATCTCGTCGGCCTCAAAATCTCCTTCCGCCGGTCCGCCGAAGCCGTGGCGTCGACGGCCAGGCGCTGGGCGGGCCGGGGGCCACGGCTGGTCTATTTCGATGGCGACGACGACAGCGCGATCCTCTGGCCGGCGCTGCTCGATCTGTGCGATCTCTATGTGAAGAAGCATGTCTTCGCCGATCCGGCCGACTATGCCCGGCGCTTCATCGGCAAGAGCAATCTCACCGACCATGCCGCGCGGAGCGCCGGCCGCTCCTTTGCCGACGACATCATCCCGGCCTCGGGTGGGATCGATCCGGCGCGGCTGGGGGCGCTCCACCTCGGCTGGAACGTCGCGCTCGACGACCGGATCGCCGGGCTGACGGTCTGGCCCGCCGACGCGCCGCGCACGATCGATATCTGCGGTCGCGCCTATGTGGCGCCCGACAAATGGCTGCTTGACTTGCGCGCGCCCGCCGTCGCGGCGCTCGAATCTCTGCCGCGGGACTGGGCGGTGGCGGTGCCGCGCGAACGGGTGCCGCAGGCCGATTATGACCGCGAATTGCGCTCGGCGAAAATCTGCGTCAGCCCGTTCGGCTATGGCGAGATATGCTGGCGCGATTTCGAGGCGATCATGGCAGGCTGCCTGCTGGTCAAGCCGGACATGTCCCATATCCGCACCGCGCCCGATCTGTTCGTGCCGGGCGAGACCTATGTGCCGGTACGCTGGGACTATGCGGATCTCGAAGCGGCCTGCGCGCCCTTCCTTGCCGATGAGGGCGCCCGGATGGCGATCGTCCGCCGCGCTCAGGCGCGCCTGGCGGAGGCGCTCTCGCCAGACTGGTTCGTCGCGCGCATGGGCGAGTGGCTGGAGCGCGCGGACCGCCAGAGGTGA